The following coding sequences lie in one Arachis ipaensis cultivar K30076 chromosome B05, Araip1.1, whole genome shotgun sequence genomic window:
- the LOC107643889 gene encoding LRR receptor-like serine/threonine-protein kinase FEI 1 isoform X3, giving the protein MERALVAWVILVISTIVYFHSSLALSQDGVTLLEIKSSLNDTRNFLSNWQHSNIKSYCRWTGITCYPEKEQRVRSINLPYMQLGGIISPSIGKLSRLRRLALHQNGLHDIIPNEITNCTELRALYLRANYFQGRIPPDIGNLLHLKILDLSSNSLKGAIPSSIGQLTHLQLLNLSTNFFSGEIPDEGVLGAFGKNVFIGNLDLCGRQVKKPCHTTLGFPVVLPHAENDESEVTTKRISHYVKWVLIGAISTMGIALALVLLLLWICLPSKKERTARQYTEVNKQVNPESSTILITFHGDLPYPSSEIIEKLESLDEEDVVGSGGFGTVYRMVMNDCGTFAVKRLDRGREGSDQGFERELEILGSIKHINLVNLRGYCRLPSTKLLIYDYLALGSLDCLLHGNSEHFMNWHTRLKIALGSARGLAYLHHDCSPKIVHRDVKSSNILLDENMEPHVSDFGLAKLLVDDDSHVTTVVAGTFGYLAPEYLQSGRATEKSDVYSFGVLLLELVTGKRPTDPSFLKRGQNVVGWMNTVQKENRFKEVLDKRCTDADWESVEVIIELAARCTDANADDRPLMNEVVQLLEQEVMSPCSSGLYESQINHY; this is encoded by the exons ATGGAAAGGGCTCTGGTAGCTTGGGTGATTTTGGTGATTTCCACCATTGTTTACTTCCATTCCTCTCTTGCTCTCTCACAAGATG GTGTCACATTGTTGGAAATCAAAAGCAGTTTGAATGACACAAGGAATTTTCTCAGTAACTGGCAACATTCTAATATCAAGTCCTATTGTAGATGGACTGGTATCACCTGTTATCCCGAGAAAGAACAGCGAGTTCGCTCCAT AAATCTGCCTTACATGCAACTTGGTGGAATCATATCTCCCAGCATAGGCAAACTCAGTCGACTGCGGAGATT GGCACTTCATCAGAACGGTTTACATGATATTATTCCTAATGAGATTACCAATTGTACTGAGCTAAGAGCATT GTACTTGAGAGCCAATTATTTTCAAGGAAGAATCCCGCCAGATATTGGAAACCTATTGCATTTAAAAATATT GGATTTATCAAGCAACTCATTAAAGGGTGCAATACCTTCTTCTATTGGACAGCTCACACATTTGCAACTTTT GAACTTGTCGACGAATTTCTTTTCTGGTGAAATCCCTGACGAGGGAGTACTAGGAGCCTTTGGGAAAAACGT GTTTATTGGCAATTTAGATCTTTGTGGACGACAAGTTAAAAAACCATGTCACACAACACTTGGTTTCCCTGTGGTGCTACCACATGCTGAGAATGATGAATCGGAAG TAACTACCAAAAGAATATCACATTATGTGAAGTGGGTGTTAATCGGTGCAATATCAACAATGGGCATTGCACTTGCCTTAGTACTTCTGTTACTCTGGATTTGTTTGCCGTCGAAGAAGGAAAGAACTGCTAGGCAATACACAGAAGTGAACAAACAAGTCAATCCAGAATCAA GTACAATACTAATTACTTTCCATGGTGATCTGCCATATCCATCATCTGAGATCATAGAGAAACTGGAGTCACTTGATGAAGAGGATGTGGTAGGGTCTGGAGGATTTGGTACTGTTTACCGCATGGTGATGAATGATTGTGGTACATTTGCTGTTAAGCGGCTTGATAGAGGTCGGGAAGGGTCAGATCAAGGATTTGAAAGGGAACTAGAAATCTTAGGTAGTATCAAGCACATCAATTTGGTAAACCTTCGTGGTTATTGCAGGCTTCCTTCTACAAAGCTCCTTATCTATGATTATTTGGCACTGGGAAGCTTGGATTGTCTCTTGCATG GAAACAGTGAGCATTTTATGAATTGGCACACTCGCCTAAAGATAGCCCTTGGTTCTGCCCGGGGTTTGGCTTACTTGCATCATGACTGCTCCCCCAAAATCGTGCATCGAGATGTTAAATCTAGCAACATCCTTCTTGATGAAAACATGGAGCCTCATGTCTCTGATTTTGGACTTGCAAAGCTTTTGGTTGATGATGACTCCCATGTTACTACAGTTGTTGCTGGCACATTCGGCTATTTGGCGCCAG AATATCTACAAAGTGGGAGAGCAACTGAGAAGTCAGATGTATATAGCTTTGGAGTTCTATTGCTAGAACTGGTAACTGGAAAGAGACCAACAGATCCTTCCTTCCTGAAGAGAGGGCAAAATGTTGTTGGTTGG ATGAACACAGTCCAAAAAGAAAACAGATTCAAAGAAGTGTTAGACAAAAGATGCACCGATGCAGATTGGGAGTCTGTCGAAGTGATCATTGAACTGGCAGCAAGATGCACGGATGCAAATGCAGACGACCGTCCTTTGATGAACGAAGTGGTACAGTTGCTGGAGCAAGAGGTTATGTCTCCTTGTTCAAGTGGTTTATATGAGTCACAAATAAATCATTATTGA
- the LOC107643889 gene encoding LRR receptor-like serine/threonine-protein kinase FEI 1 isoform X1 has protein sequence MERALVAWVILVISTIVYFHSSLALSQDGVTLLEIKSSLNDTRNFLSNWQHSNIKSYCRWTGITCYPEKEQRVRSINLPYMQLGGIISPSIGKLSRLRRLALHQNGLHDIIPNEITNCTELRALYLRANYFQGRIPPDIGNLLHLKILDLSSNSLKGAIPSSIGQLTHLQLLNLSTNFFSGEIPDEGVLGAFGKNVFIGNLDLCGRQVKKPCHTTLGFPVVLPHAENDESEVTTKRISHYVKWVLIGAISTMGIALALVLLLLWICLPSKKERTARQYTEVNKQVNPESSTKGGTILITFHGDLPYPSSEIIEKLESLDEEDVVGSGGFGTVYRMVMNDCGTFAVKRLDRGREGSDQGFERELEILGSIKHINLVNLRGYCRLPSTKLLIYDYLALGSLDCLLHGNSEHFMNWHTRLKIALGSARGLAYLHHDCSPKIVHRDVKSSNILLDENMEPHVSDFGLAKLLVDDDSHVTTVVAGTFGYLAPEYLQSGRATEKSDVYSFGVLLLELVTGKRPTDPSFLKRGQNVVGWMNTVQKENRFKEVLDKRCTDADWESVEVIIELAARCTDANADDRPLMNEVVQLLEQEVMSPCSSGLYESQINHY, from the exons ATGGAAAGGGCTCTGGTAGCTTGGGTGATTTTGGTGATTTCCACCATTGTTTACTTCCATTCCTCTCTTGCTCTCTCACAAGATG GTGTCACATTGTTGGAAATCAAAAGCAGTTTGAATGACACAAGGAATTTTCTCAGTAACTGGCAACATTCTAATATCAAGTCCTATTGTAGATGGACTGGTATCACCTGTTATCCCGAGAAAGAACAGCGAGTTCGCTCCAT AAATCTGCCTTACATGCAACTTGGTGGAATCATATCTCCCAGCATAGGCAAACTCAGTCGACTGCGGAGATT GGCACTTCATCAGAACGGTTTACATGATATTATTCCTAATGAGATTACCAATTGTACTGAGCTAAGAGCATT GTACTTGAGAGCCAATTATTTTCAAGGAAGAATCCCGCCAGATATTGGAAACCTATTGCATTTAAAAATATT GGATTTATCAAGCAACTCATTAAAGGGTGCAATACCTTCTTCTATTGGACAGCTCACACATTTGCAACTTTT GAACTTGTCGACGAATTTCTTTTCTGGTGAAATCCCTGACGAGGGAGTACTAGGAGCCTTTGGGAAAAACGT GTTTATTGGCAATTTAGATCTTTGTGGACGACAAGTTAAAAAACCATGTCACACAACACTTGGTTTCCCTGTGGTGCTACCACATGCTGAGAATGATGAATCGGAAG TAACTACCAAAAGAATATCACATTATGTGAAGTGGGTGTTAATCGGTGCAATATCAACAATGGGCATTGCACTTGCCTTAGTACTTCTGTTACTCTGGATTTGTTTGCCGTCGAAGAAGGAAAGAACTGCTAGGCAATACACAGAAGTGAACAAACAAGTCAATCCAGAATCAAGTACAAAGGGTG GTACAATACTAATTACTTTCCATGGTGATCTGCCATATCCATCATCTGAGATCATAGAGAAACTGGAGTCACTTGATGAAGAGGATGTGGTAGGGTCTGGAGGATTTGGTACTGTTTACCGCATGGTGATGAATGATTGTGGTACATTTGCTGTTAAGCGGCTTGATAGAGGTCGGGAAGGGTCAGATCAAGGATTTGAAAGGGAACTAGAAATCTTAGGTAGTATCAAGCACATCAATTTGGTAAACCTTCGTGGTTATTGCAGGCTTCCTTCTACAAAGCTCCTTATCTATGATTATTTGGCACTGGGAAGCTTGGATTGTCTCTTGCATG GAAACAGTGAGCATTTTATGAATTGGCACACTCGCCTAAAGATAGCCCTTGGTTCTGCCCGGGGTTTGGCTTACTTGCATCATGACTGCTCCCCCAAAATCGTGCATCGAGATGTTAAATCTAGCAACATCCTTCTTGATGAAAACATGGAGCCTCATGTCTCTGATTTTGGACTTGCAAAGCTTTTGGTTGATGATGACTCCCATGTTACTACAGTTGTTGCTGGCACATTCGGCTATTTGGCGCCAG AATATCTACAAAGTGGGAGAGCAACTGAGAAGTCAGATGTATATAGCTTTGGAGTTCTATTGCTAGAACTGGTAACTGGAAAGAGACCAACAGATCCTTCCTTCCTGAAGAGAGGGCAAAATGTTGTTGGTTGG ATGAACACAGTCCAAAAAGAAAACAGATTCAAAGAAGTGTTAGACAAAAGATGCACCGATGCAGATTGGGAGTCTGTCGAAGTGATCATTGAACTGGCAGCAAGATGCACGGATGCAAATGCAGACGACCGTCCTTTGATGAACGAAGTGGTACAGTTGCTGGAGCAAGAGGTTATGTCTCCTTGTTCAAGTGGTTTATATGAGTCACAAATAAATCATTATTGA
- the LOC107643889 gene encoding LRR receptor-like serine/threonine-protein kinase FEI 1 isoform X2, whose protein sequence is MERALVAWVILVISTIVYFHSSLALSQDGVTLLEIKSSLNDTRNFLSNWQHSNIKSYCRWTGITCYPEKEQRVRSINLPYMQLGGIISPSIGKLSRLRRLALHQNGLHDIIPNEITNCTELRALYLRANYFQGRIPPDIGNLLHLKILDLSSNSLKGAIPSSIGQLTHLQLLNLSTNFFSGEIPDEGVLGAFGKNVFIGNLDLCGRQVKKPCHTTLGFPVVLPHAENDESEVTTKRISHYVKWVLIGAISTMGIALALVLLLLWICLPSKKERTARQYTEVNKQVNPESSTKGTILITFHGDLPYPSSEIIEKLESLDEEDVVGSGGFGTVYRMVMNDCGTFAVKRLDRGREGSDQGFERELEILGSIKHINLVNLRGYCRLPSTKLLIYDYLALGSLDCLLHGNSEHFMNWHTRLKIALGSARGLAYLHHDCSPKIVHRDVKSSNILLDENMEPHVSDFGLAKLLVDDDSHVTTVVAGTFGYLAPEYLQSGRATEKSDVYSFGVLLLELVTGKRPTDPSFLKRGQNVVGWMNTVQKENRFKEVLDKRCTDADWESVEVIIELAARCTDANADDRPLMNEVVQLLEQEVMSPCSSGLYESQINHY, encoded by the exons ATGGAAAGGGCTCTGGTAGCTTGGGTGATTTTGGTGATTTCCACCATTGTTTACTTCCATTCCTCTCTTGCTCTCTCACAAGATG GTGTCACATTGTTGGAAATCAAAAGCAGTTTGAATGACACAAGGAATTTTCTCAGTAACTGGCAACATTCTAATATCAAGTCCTATTGTAGATGGACTGGTATCACCTGTTATCCCGAGAAAGAACAGCGAGTTCGCTCCAT AAATCTGCCTTACATGCAACTTGGTGGAATCATATCTCCCAGCATAGGCAAACTCAGTCGACTGCGGAGATT GGCACTTCATCAGAACGGTTTACATGATATTATTCCTAATGAGATTACCAATTGTACTGAGCTAAGAGCATT GTACTTGAGAGCCAATTATTTTCAAGGAAGAATCCCGCCAGATATTGGAAACCTATTGCATTTAAAAATATT GGATTTATCAAGCAACTCATTAAAGGGTGCAATACCTTCTTCTATTGGACAGCTCACACATTTGCAACTTTT GAACTTGTCGACGAATTTCTTTTCTGGTGAAATCCCTGACGAGGGAGTACTAGGAGCCTTTGGGAAAAACGT GTTTATTGGCAATTTAGATCTTTGTGGACGACAAGTTAAAAAACCATGTCACACAACACTTGGTTTCCCTGTGGTGCTACCACATGCTGAGAATGATGAATCGGAAG TAACTACCAAAAGAATATCACATTATGTGAAGTGGGTGTTAATCGGTGCAATATCAACAATGGGCATTGCACTTGCCTTAGTACTTCTGTTACTCTGGATTTGTTTGCCGTCGAAGAAGGAAAGAACTGCTAGGCAATACACAGAAGTGAACAAACAAGTCAATCCAGAATCAAGTACAAAGG GTACAATACTAATTACTTTCCATGGTGATCTGCCATATCCATCATCTGAGATCATAGAGAAACTGGAGTCACTTGATGAAGAGGATGTGGTAGGGTCTGGAGGATTTGGTACTGTTTACCGCATGGTGATGAATGATTGTGGTACATTTGCTGTTAAGCGGCTTGATAGAGGTCGGGAAGGGTCAGATCAAGGATTTGAAAGGGAACTAGAAATCTTAGGTAGTATCAAGCACATCAATTTGGTAAACCTTCGTGGTTATTGCAGGCTTCCTTCTACAAAGCTCCTTATCTATGATTATTTGGCACTGGGAAGCTTGGATTGTCTCTTGCATG GAAACAGTGAGCATTTTATGAATTGGCACACTCGCCTAAAGATAGCCCTTGGTTCTGCCCGGGGTTTGGCTTACTTGCATCATGACTGCTCCCCCAAAATCGTGCATCGAGATGTTAAATCTAGCAACATCCTTCTTGATGAAAACATGGAGCCTCATGTCTCTGATTTTGGACTTGCAAAGCTTTTGGTTGATGATGACTCCCATGTTACTACAGTTGTTGCTGGCACATTCGGCTATTTGGCGCCAG AATATCTACAAAGTGGGAGAGCAACTGAGAAGTCAGATGTATATAGCTTTGGAGTTCTATTGCTAGAACTGGTAACTGGAAAGAGACCAACAGATCCTTCCTTCCTGAAGAGAGGGCAAAATGTTGTTGGTTGG ATGAACACAGTCCAAAAAGAAAACAGATTCAAAGAAGTGTTAGACAAAAGATGCACCGATGCAGATTGGGAGTCTGTCGAAGTGATCATTGAACTGGCAGCAAGATGCACGGATGCAAATGCAGACGACCGTCCTTTGATGAACGAAGTGGTACAGTTGCTGGAGCAAGAGGTTATGTCTCCTTGTTCAAGTGGTTTATATGAGTCACAAATAAATCATTATTGA
- the LOC107643889 gene encoding LRR receptor-like serine/threonine-protein kinase FEI 2 isoform X4, which produces MTQGIFSVTGNILISSPIVDGLVSPVIPRKNSEFAPCINLPYMQLGGIISPSIGKLSRLRRLALHQNGLHDIIPNEITNCTELRALYLRANYFQGRIPPDIGNLLHLKILDLSSNSLKGAIPSSIGQLTHLQLLNLSTNFFSGEIPDEGVLGAFGKNVFIGNLDLCGRQVKKPCHTTLGFPVVLPHAENDESEVTTKRISHYVKWVLIGAISTMGIALALVLLLLWICLPSKKERTARQYTEVNKQVNPESSTKGGTILITFHGDLPYPSSEIIEKLESLDEEDVVGSGGFGTVYRMVMNDCGTFAVKRLDRGREGSDQGFERELEILGSIKHINLVNLRGYCRLPSTKLLIYDYLALGSLDCLLHGNSEHFMNWHTRLKIALGSARGLAYLHHDCSPKIVHRDVKSSNILLDENMEPHVSDFGLAKLLVDDDSHVTTVVAGTFGYLAPEYLQSGRATEKSDVYSFGVLLLELVTGKRPTDPSFLKRGQNVVGWMNTVQKENRFKEVLDKRCTDADWESVEVIIELAARCTDANADDRPLMNEVVQLLEQEVMSPCSSGLYESQINHY; this is translated from the exons ATGACACAAGGAATTTTCTCAGTAACTGGCAACATTCTAATATCAAGTCCTATTGTAGATGGACTGGTATCACCTGTTATCCCGAGAAAGAACAGCGAGTTCGCTCCATGTAT AAATCTGCCTTACATGCAACTTGGTGGAATCATATCTCCCAGCATAGGCAAACTCAGTCGACTGCGGAGATT GGCACTTCATCAGAACGGTTTACATGATATTATTCCTAATGAGATTACCAATTGTACTGAGCTAAGAGCATT GTACTTGAGAGCCAATTATTTTCAAGGAAGAATCCCGCCAGATATTGGAAACCTATTGCATTTAAAAATATT GGATTTATCAAGCAACTCATTAAAGGGTGCAATACCTTCTTCTATTGGACAGCTCACACATTTGCAACTTTT GAACTTGTCGACGAATTTCTTTTCTGGTGAAATCCCTGACGAGGGAGTACTAGGAGCCTTTGGGAAAAACGT GTTTATTGGCAATTTAGATCTTTGTGGACGACAAGTTAAAAAACCATGTCACACAACACTTGGTTTCCCTGTGGTGCTACCACATGCTGAGAATGATGAATCGGAAG TAACTACCAAAAGAATATCACATTATGTGAAGTGGGTGTTAATCGGTGCAATATCAACAATGGGCATTGCACTTGCCTTAGTACTTCTGTTACTCTGGATTTGTTTGCCGTCGAAGAAGGAAAGAACTGCTAGGCAATACACAGAAGTGAACAAACAAGTCAATCCAGAATCAAGTACAAAGGGTG GTACAATACTAATTACTTTCCATGGTGATCTGCCATATCCATCATCTGAGATCATAGAGAAACTGGAGTCACTTGATGAAGAGGATGTGGTAGGGTCTGGAGGATTTGGTACTGTTTACCGCATGGTGATGAATGATTGTGGTACATTTGCTGTTAAGCGGCTTGATAGAGGTCGGGAAGGGTCAGATCAAGGATTTGAAAGGGAACTAGAAATCTTAGGTAGTATCAAGCACATCAATTTGGTAAACCTTCGTGGTTATTGCAGGCTTCCTTCTACAAAGCTCCTTATCTATGATTATTTGGCACTGGGAAGCTTGGATTGTCTCTTGCATG GAAACAGTGAGCATTTTATGAATTGGCACACTCGCCTAAAGATAGCCCTTGGTTCTGCCCGGGGTTTGGCTTACTTGCATCATGACTGCTCCCCCAAAATCGTGCATCGAGATGTTAAATCTAGCAACATCCTTCTTGATGAAAACATGGAGCCTCATGTCTCTGATTTTGGACTTGCAAAGCTTTTGGTTGATGATGACTCCCATGTTACTACAGTTGTTGCTGGCACATTCGGCTATTTGGCGCCAG AATATCTACAAAGTGGGAGAGCAACTGAGAAGTCAGATGTATATAGCTTTGGAGTTCTATTGCTAGAACTGGTAACTGGAAAGAGACCAACAGATCCTTCCTTCCTGAAGAGAGGGCAAAATGTTGTTGGTTGG ATGAACACAGTCCAAAAAGAAAACAGATTCAAAGAAGTGTTAGACAAAAGATGCACCGATGCAGATTGGGAGTCTGTCGAAGTGATCATTGAACTGGCAGCAAGATGCACGGATGCAAATGCAGACGACCGTCCTTTGATGAACGAAGTGGTACAGTTGCTGGAGCAAGAGGTTATGTCTCCTTGTTCAAGTGGTTTATATGAGTCACAAATAAATCATTATTGA